One stretch of Brachyhypopomus gauderio isolate BG-103 chromosome 10, BGAUD_0.2, whole genome shotgun sequence DNA includes these proteins:
- the acvrl1 gene encoding serine/threonine-protein kinase receptor R3 — protein sequence MGAVTTVSLLLLSALMYSGIDTHAAQGEGVRLQCACENTYSCEDAGVPPTCQGYVCFFTLVHGVMKRGCFEKEHMGQCHVSRIPGVYTECCNSSFCNSNTTAPREEDGDDRGVMMLVTVPLLVLLGLSVTLCGLMLWLRSRRQHRHLEEHDPCMLKLPSGGDPTYGDMFDEFCTSGSGTGLPYLVQRTMARQISLVECVGKGRYGEVWRGTWMGESVAVKIFSSRDEQSWFRETEIYNTVQLRHENILGFIASDMTSKNSSTQLWLVTHFHELGSLYDFLQYSTLDPEGCLRMCLSVASGLVHLHTEILSTQGKPAIAHRDLKSRNILVKRNGQCCIADLGLAVIHSQSSDYLDVGNNPRVGTKRYMAPEVLDETIRVDIFESYKQTDIWALGLVLWEICRRTIVNGIVEEYRLPFFDVVPSDPSFEEMKKVVCVDQYRPCLHNRLHSHPILCAVAKIMKECWFQSPSARLTALRVRKTLAKLDQDQDCSTDKLKLDV from the exons GTTGCAGTGCGCGTGCGAGAACACCTACTCGTGCGAGGATGCGGGCGTGCCGCCCACCTGCCAGGGCTACGTGTGCTTCTTCACACTGGTGCACGGGGTCATGAAGCGCGGCTGCTTTGAGAAGGAGCACATGGGCCAGTGCCACGTGTCCCGTATCCCCGGGGTCTACACCGAGTGCTGCAACTCCAGCTTCTGCAACTCCAACACCACGGCGCCCAGGGAGGAGG ACGGTGACGACCGTGGCGTGATGATGCTGGTGACCGTGCCTCTGCTGGTGCTCCTGGGACTGTCTGTCACGCTGTGTGGCCTGATGCTTTGGCTGCGTTCCCGACGACAGCATCGCCATCTGGAGGAGCATGACCCCTGCATGCTCAAGTTACCCAGCGGAGGAGACCCCACCTATGGG GACATGTTCGATGAGTTTTGTACCTCGGGCAGTGGGACAGGACTGCCTTACCTGGTCCAGAGAACCATGGCCCGCCAGATCTCTTTAGTGGAATGTGTGG GTAAGGGGCGCTATGGAGAAGTGTGGAGGGGAACGTGGATGGGCGAGAGCGTGGCGGTTAAAATCTTCTCATCTCGAGACGAGCAGTCCTGGTTTAGGGAGACGGAGATCTACAACACGGTGCAGCTACGACATGAAAACATTTTGG GTTTCATTGCCTCAGACATGACATCCAAGAACTCCAGCACTCAGCTCTGGCTGGTCACCCATTTCCATGAGCTGGGGTCACTGTACGACTTCCTGCAGTACAGCACCCTGGACCCCGAGGGCTGCCTCCGCATGTGCCTGTCGGTTGCCAGTGGTCTGGTGCACCTGCACACAGAGATCCTGAGCACCCAGGGCAAACCCGCCATCGCCCACCGCGACCTCAAGAGCCGCAACATTCTGGTGAAGAGGAACGGCCAGTGCTGCATCGCTGACCTGG GTCTGGCGGTCATTCATTCTCAGTCCAGTGACTACCTGGACGTAGGGAACAACCCAAGGGTGGGCACCAAGCGCTACATGGCTCCCGAGGTCCTGGACGAGACAATCCGTGTCGACATCTTCGAGTCGTACAAGCAGACTGACATTTGGGCTCTGGGTCTGGTGCTGTGGGAGATTTGCCGTCGCACCATCGTTAACG GGATTGTGGAGGAGTATCGTCTGCCCTTCTTCGACGTGGTGCCCTCTGACCCCAGTTTCGAGGAGATGAAGAAGGTGGTGTGCGTGGACCAGTACAGGCCCTGCCTCCACAACCGGCTTCACTCGCATCCC ATCCTGTGTGCTGTAGCTAAAATTATGAAGGAGTGCTGGTTCCAAAGCCCCTCGGCTCGCCTCACGGCCCTGCGTGTGCGCAAGACCCTCGCAAAGCTGGATCAGGACCAGGACTGCAGCACAGACAAACTCAAACTAGATGTCTAG
- the acvr1ba gene encoding activin A receptor type 1Ba, with translation MRSNGNLATMSQGRALLLVIALSGIITLSDALKCNCTNCEKTGYECETDGACMASTSYIKGQEQHVRICIPRESLIPPGQPIYCLSAEGVLNTHCCYTDYCNSVDLQVPNGVPETKILSDSSRWGPVELAAVIAGPVFLVCLLLIVGVLVFQHHQRTYNHRQRLDAEDPSCDHLYLAKDKTLQDLIFDLSTSGSGSGLPLFVQRTVARTIVLQEIIGKGRFGEVWRGKWRGGDVAVKIFSSREERSWFREAEIYQTIMLRHENILGFIAADNKDNGTWTQLWLVSDYHEHGSLFDYLNHYSVTIEGMIKIALSAASGLAHLHMEILGTQGKPGIAHRDLKSKNILVKKNGTCAIADLGLAVRHESVTDTIDIAPNQRVGTKRYMAPEVLDETINMKHFDSFKCADIYALGLVYWEVARRCNVGGVHEEYQLPYYDLVPSDPSIEEMRKVVCDQRSRPSVPNWWQTYEALRVMGKIMRECWYANGAARLTALRIKKTLSQLSVEEDVKI, from the exons ATGCGAAGCAATGGGAATCTTGCAACCATGTCTCAGGGACGAGCTCTTTTACTTGTGATCGCCCTGAGTGGAATAATAACCCTGAGTGATG CTCTAAAGTGCAACTGCACCAACTGTGAGAAGACAGGTTATGAGTGCGAGACTGATGGCGCTTGTATGGCCTCCACCTCCTACATTAAGGGCCAGGAGCAGCACGTGCGCATTTGCATCCCACGTGAGAGCCTCATCCCCCCAGGTCAGCCCATCTACTGCCTGAGCGCGGAGGGCGTACTCAACACGCACTGCTGCTACACCGACTACTGCAACAGCGTCGACCTGCAGGTGCCCAACG GGGTTCCTGAGACCAAGATTTTGTCGGACTCAAGTCGGTGGGGTCCGGTGGAGCTGGCTGCGGTGATCGCAGGTCCGGTTTTCCTCGTCTGCTTGCTGCTGATTGTGGGCGTGCTCGTGTTCCAGCACCACCAGCGGACATACAACCACCGCCAGCGGCTGGACGCCGAGGACCCGTCCTGTGACCACCTCTACCTTGCCAAGGACAAGACCCTACAAGACCTCATCTTTGACCTCTCCACCTCTGGCTCCGGTTCTG GTCTGCCCCTGTTTGTGCAGAGGACGGTGGCACGGACCATTGTGCTGCAGGAGATAATCGGGAAGGGTCGCTTCGGCGAGGTGTGGAGGGGTAAGTGGCGAGGGGGAGACGTGGCCGTGAAGATCTTCTCCTCCCGGGAGGAACGCTCCTGGTTTCGCGAGGCCGAGATCTACCAGACCATTATGCTCCGACACGAGAACATCCTGGGCTTCATCGCCGCGGACAACAAAG ACAACGGCACGTGGACGCAGCTGTGGTTAGTGTCTGACTATCACGAGCACGGCTCTCTGTTTGACTACCTGAACCACTACTCCGTCACCATTGAGGGCATGATCAAGATAGCGCTCTCGGCCGCCAGTGGACTCGCACACCTGCACATGGAGATCCTCGGCACGCAGG GAAAGCCTGGTATTGCACATCGGGACCTCAAGTCTAAAAACATCCTGGTGAAGAAGAATGGAACCTGTGCCATAGCAGACCTGGGCCTCGCCGTGCGCCACGAGTCCGTCACAGACACCATTGATATTGCCCCCAATCAGAGGGTGGGCACCAAGAG ATATATGGCTCCAGAGGTGCTGGATGAAACGATCAACATGAAACATTTCGACTCATTCAAGTGTGCGGATATCTATGCTTTAGGGCTGGTGTACTGGGAGGTAGCAAGAAGATGTAATGTTGGAG GTGTTCATGAAGAATACCAGCTGCCCTACTATGACCTGGTGCCCTCTGACCCTTCTATAGAGGAGATGAGGAAGGTGGTGTGTGACCAGAGGTCGCGACCCAGCGTGCCCAACTGGTGGCAGACCTACGAG GCGCTGCGGGTGATGGGCAAGATCATGCGGGAGTGCTGGTACGCTAACGGAGCGGCCCGACTCACGGCGCTCCGCATCAAGAAGACCCTCTCCCAGCTCAGCGTGGAGGAGGACGTCAAGATTTGA